The genomic window AAGCAGCTGGAAGCCTCGGGCATCGCCGCCCTGGCCGTGCCGGACGACTACCTGGTCGGCCGCATCCTGTCGCACGACGTGGTCGACGCCTCGACCGGCGAACTGCTGGCCCAGGCCAACGACGAGATCAGCGACGAGCAGCTGCAGAACTTCCGCAAGGCCGGCGTCGATGCGGTGGGCACCCTGTGGGTGAACGACCTGGATCGTGGCCCGTACCTGTCCAATACCCTGCGCATCGATCCGACCAAGACCCAGCTGGAAGCCCTGGTCGAAATCTACCGCATGATGCGTCCGGGCGAGCCGCCGACCAAGGATGCCGCGCAGAACCTGTTCCACAACCTGTTCTTCACCTTCGAGCGCTACGACCTGTCCGCGGTCGGCCGCATGAAGTTCAACCGTCGCGTGGGCCGCAAGGAAACCACCGGCGAAGCCGTGCTGTACGACCGCAAGTACTACGGCGAGCGCAACGACGAAGAGTCCAAGCGCCTGGTCGCCGCCCACGGCGACAGCTCCGACATCCTGGACGTGATCAAGGTCCTGACCGAGATCCGCAACGGTCGCGGCGTGGTCGATGACATCGATCACCTGGGCAACCGCCGCGTGCGGTCGGTCGGTGAAATGGCCGAGAACGTGTTCCGCGTCGGCCTGGTCCGCGTCGAGCGCGCGGTCAAGGAGCGCCTGTCGATGGCCGAGTCCGAAGGCCTGACCCCGCAGGAGCTGATCAACGCCAAGCCGGTCGCCGCTGCCATCAAGGAGTTCTTCGGCTCCTCGCAGCTGTCGCAGTTCATGGACCAGAACAACCCGCTGTCGGAAGTCACGCACAAGCGCCGCGTCTCGGCCCTGGGCCCGGGCGGCCTGACCCGTGAGCGCGCCGGCTTCGAAGTGCGCGACGTGCACCCGACCCATTACGGCCGCGTCTGCACCATCGAAACGCCGGAAGGCCCGAACATCGGCCTGATCAACTCGCTGGCCGTGTACGCCCGCACCAACCAGTACGGTTTCCTCGAGACCCCGTACCGCAAGGTCGTGGACGGCAAGGTCTACGACGAAGTCGAGTTCCTGTCGGCGATCGAAGAAAACGAGTACGTCATTGCCCAGGCCAACGCGCTGACCGATGCCAAGGGCGCCCTGACCGAGCAGTTCGTTCCGTGCCGCTTCCAGGGCGAATCGCTGCTGAAGCCGCCGGCGGAAGTCCACTTCATGGACGTCTCGCCGATGCAGACCGTGTCGATCGCGGCTGCGCTGGTTCCGTTCCTGGAGCACGATGACGCCAACCGCGCACTGATGGGCGCGAACATGCAGCGTCAGGCCGTGCCGACCCTGCGTGCGCAGAAGCCGCTGGTTGGTACCGGCATCGAGCGCGCCGTGGCACGTGACTCCGGTGTGACCGTCAACGCCCGTCGTGGTGGCGAGATCGTGCAGATCGACGCGGCCCGCATCGTGGTCAAGGTCAACGAGGAAGAGATCGTTGGCGCCACCGATGCCGGCGTGGACATCTACAACCTGATCAAGTACACCCGCTCCAACCAGAACACCTGCATCAACCAGCGTCCGCTGGTGGAAGTGGGCAACGTGGTGGCGCGTGGCGACGTGCTGGCCGACGGTCCGTCCACCGACATCGGCGAACTGGCCCTGGGCCAGAACATGCTGATCGCCTTCATGCCGTGGAACGGCTACAACTTCGAAGACTCCATCCTGCTCTCCGAGCGCGTGGTGGAAGAGGATCGCTACACCACGATCCACATCGAAGAGCTGACCTGCGTTGCGCGTGACACCAAGCTGGGGCCGGAGGAAATCTCCGCCGACATCCCGAACGTCTCCGAGCAGGCGCTGAACCGCCTGGACGAGAGCGGCGTGGTGTACATCGGTGCCGAAGTCCGCGCCGGCGACATCATGGTCGGCAAGGTCACCCCGAAGGGCGAAAGCCAGCTGACCCCGGAAGAGAAGCTGCTGCGCGCGATCTTCGGCGAGAAGGCCTCGGACGTGAAGGACAGCTCGCTGCGCGTTCCGCCGGGCATGGACGGCACCGTCATCGACGTGCAGGTCTTCACCCGCGACGGCATCGAGAAGGACAAGCGTGCCCGCCAGATCGAAGAGTCCGAAATCAAGCGCGTCAAGAAGGACTTCGACGACCAGTTCCGCATCCTGGAAGCGGCCATCTACATGCGTCTGCGTTCGCAGATCGTGGGCAAGGTGGTCAACGGTGGTGCCGGCCTGAAGAAGGGCGATGTCATCTCCGACGCCTACCTGGACGGCCTGAAGAAGGCTGACTGGTTCGCCCTGCGCATGAAGGACGAAGACGCTTCGGAAGCCATCGAGCGCGCGCAGAAGCAGATCCAGGCGCACGAGAAGGAGTTCGAGCGTCGCTTCGCCGACAAGCGCGGCAAGATCACCGCCGGCGACGACCTCGCTCCGGGCGTGCTGAAGATGGTCAAGGTGTTCCTGGCCGTGAAGCGCCGCATCCAGCCGGGCGACAAGATGGCAGGCCGCCACGGCAACAAGGGTGTGGTGTCCAACGTGGTGCCGGTCGAGGACATGCCGTACATGGCCTCGGGCGAGACCGTGGACATCGTGCTGAACCCGCTGGGCGTGCCGTCGCGTATGAACATCGGGCAGATCCTGGAAGTGCACCTGGGCTGGGCGGCAAAGGGCCTGGGCCGCAAGATCCAGGCGATGATGGAAGCGCAGGCGGCCGTCACCGAACTGCGCAAGTTCCTCGACGACATCTACAACCACGACGACACCAACGTGGCCAACCGTGTCGACCTGTCGCAGTTCAGCGATGAAGAGCTGCTGCGTCTGGCCCGCAACCTGACCGACGGCGTGCCGATGGCCACCCCGGTGTTCGACGGTGCCACCGAAGCGGAAATCAAGCGCATGCTGGAACTGGCCGATCTGCCGAGCAGTGGCCAGACCCAGCTGTATGACGGCCGCACCGGTGAAGCGTTCGATCGCCACACCACCGTGGGTTACATGCACTACCTGAAGCTGAACCACCTGGTCGACGACAAGATGCACGCGCGTTCGACCGGTCCGTACTCGCTCGTCACCCAGCAGCCGCTGGGCGGCAAGGCGCAGTTCGGCGGCCAGCGCTTCGGTGAAATGGAAGTCTGGGCGCTGGAAGCCTACGGCGCGGCCTACACCCTGCAGGAAATGCTGACGGTGAAGTCCGATGACGTGCAGGGCCGCAACCAGATGTACAAGAACATCGTCGACGGTGAGCACGAGATGGTCGCGGGCATGCCGGAATCCTTCAACGTGCTCGTGAAGGAAATCCGCTCGCTGGCCATCAACATGGAACTGGAAGACAACTGATCCATGCCGGCGCGGCGGTCCGCCGCCGCGCCGCTGGCAGTGACCTGAAAGCCCATCGACACAGCATTCCTCCTTCTGGAGAACACCATGAAAGACCTGCTCAACCTCTTCAACCAGCAGCGCCAGACGCTGGACTTCGACGCGATCAAGATCGCGCTGGCCTCGCCGGACCTGATCCGTTCGTGGTCCTTCGGCGAAGTGAAGAAGCCGGAAACCATCAACTACCGTACCTTCAAGCCGGAGCGTGACGGCCTGTTCTGCGCCGCCATCTTCGGCCCGGTCAAGGACTACGAGTGCCTGTGCGGCAAGTACAAGCGCATGAAGCACCGCGGCGTGGTCTGCGAGAAGTGCGGCACCGAAGTGACCCTGGCCAAGGTGCGCCGTGAGCGCATGGGCCACATCGACCTGGCCTCGCCGGTCGCGCACATCTGGTTCCTGAAGTCGCTGCCGTCGCGCATCGGCCTGATGCTGGACATGACCCTGCGCGACATCGAGCGCGTGCTGTACTTCGAAGCCTACGTGGTGACCGAGCCGGGCCTGACCGCCCTGGAGCGCCGCCAGCTGCTGACCGAAGAACAGTACCTGCAGGCCCGCCAGGAGCACGGTGACGACTTCGACGCCGCCATGGGCGCCGAGGCCGTGTACGAACTGCTGCGCACGATCGATCTGCAGTCGGAAATGACCCGCCTGCGCGAGGAAATCGCCGCTACCGGTTCGGAAACCAAGCTCAAGCGCCTCACCAAGCGCATCAAGCTGATCGAAGCCTTCCTGGAATCGGGCAACCGTCCGGAATGGATGGTCATGACCGTGCTGCCGGTGCTGCCGCCGGACCTGCGTCCGCTGGTCCCGCTGGACGGCGGCCGCTTCGCGACCTCCGACCTGAACGACCTGTACCGCCGCGTCATCAACCGCAACAACCGCCTGCGCCGCCTGCTCGAACTGAGCGCGCCGGACATCATCGTGCGCAATGAAAAGCGCATGCTGCAGGAATCGGTCGATGCGCTGCTGGACAACGGCCGTCGCGGCCGTGCCATCACCGGCACCAACAAGCGCCCGCTGAAGTCGCTGGCCGACATGATCAAGGGCAAGCAGGGCCGCTTCCGCCAGAACCTGCTCGGCAAGCGCGTCGACTACTCGGGCCGTTCGGTCATCGTGGTCGGCCCGTACCTGCGCCTGCACCAGTGCGGCCTGCCGAAGAAGATGGCGCTGGAACTGTTCAAGCCGTTCGTCTTCGCCAAGCTGCAGCGTCGTGGCCTGGCCACCACCATCAAGGCCGCCAAGAAGCTGGTCGAGCGCGAAGAAGCCGAAGTCTGGGACATCCTGGAAGAGGTCATCCGCGAGCATCCGGTGATGCTGAACCGTGCGCCGACCCTGCACCGTCTGGGCATCCAGGCGTTCGAGCCGGTGCTGATCGAAGGCAAGGCGATCCAGCTGCACCCGCTGGTCTGCACCGCGTTCAACGCCGACTTCGACGGTGACCAGATGGCCGTCCACGTGCCGCTCTCGCTGGAAGCCCAGCTGGAAGCGCGTGCGCTGATGATGTCGACCAACAACATCCTGTCGCCGGCCAACGGCGAGCCGATCATCGTGCCGTCGCAGGACGTCGTGCTGGGTCTGTACTACATGACCCGCTCGCTGGAAAACAAGAAGGGCGAGGGCATGGCCTTCGCCAACATCGCCGAAGTCAAGCGCGCCTACGACAACCGCGTGGTGGAACTGCACGCGCGCGTCAAGGTCCGCATCACCGAGGTGGTGACCGACGAGGACGGCAACAAGCAGAACAAGAGCTCGATCGTGGACACCACGATCGGTCGCGCCCTGCTGGCCGAAATCCTGCCGGAAGGCCTGCCGTTCGCGCTGGCCAACACCGAGCTGACCAAGAAGAACATCAGCCGCCTGATCAACTCCAGCTACCGCCAGCTGGGTCTGAAGGACACGGTCGTGTTCGCCGACAAGCTGATGTACACCGGCTTCGCCTACGCGACCCGCGCCGGCGTCTCCATCGGCATCGACGACATGCTGATCCCGGACGAGAAGAAGGGCATCCTCACCGAGGCCGAAGCCGAAGTGCTGGAAATCCAGGAGCAGTACCAGTCGGGTCTGGTCACCGCCGGCGAGCGCTACAACAAGGTGGTCGACATCTGGTCGCGCACCAACGAGCGCATCGCCAAGGCGATGATGGACACCATCGGTACCGAGAAGGTGGTCAATGCCAAGGGCGAGACCATCGACCAGAAGTCGATGAACTCGCTGTACATCATGGCCGACTCCGGTGCGCGTGGTTCGCAGGCGCAGATCCGTCAGCTGGCCGGCATGCGTGGCCTGATGGCCCGCCCGGATGGCTCGATCATCGAGACGCCGATCAAGGCGAACTTCCGCGAAGGCCTGAACGTGCAGGAGTACTTCAACTCCACCCACGGTGCCCGTAAGGGTCTGGCCGATACCGCGCTGAAGACCGCGAACTCGGGTTACCTGACCCGTCGTCTGGTCGACGTCGCGCAGGACGTGGTGATCACCGAGGTGGATTGCGGTACCACCGAAGGCCTGATCATGACCCCGATCGTGGAAGGCGGCGACGTGGTCGAGCCGCTGAAGGATCGCGTGCTGGGTCGCGTGGTGGCCGAGGACGTGTTCCTGCCGGGCAACGACGAGGATCCGATCGTCACCCGCAACACCCTGCTGGACGAAGCCTGGGTCGCCCGTCTGGAAGATGCCGGCGTGCAGACCATCAAGGTCCGCTCGACCATTTCCTGCGAATCGGCGTTCGGCGTCTGCTCGCGCTGCTATGGTCGCGATCTGGCCCGTGGCCACCTGGTCAACATCGGTGAAGCGGTCGGCGTCATCGCCGCCCAGTCCATCGGTGAGCCGGGTACCCAGCTGACCATGCGTACGTTCCACATCGGTGGTGCGGCGTCGCGAGCTGCTGCGGTCGACAACATCACCGTCAAGACCACCGGCTCGGTCAAGTTCAGCAACCTCAAGTCGGTCGAGCATGCCAACGGCTCGCTGGTGGCAGTGTCGCGCTCGGGCGAAATCTCGGTGCTCGATGCCCACGGCCGTGAGCGTGAGCGTTACAAGCTGCCGTACGGTGCGACCATCACCTCCAAGGATGGTGACGCGATCAAGGCAGGCCAGACCGTGGCCAACTGGGATCCGCATAACCACCCGATCGTGTCCGAAGTGGCCGGCTTCATCCGCTTCATCGACTTCGTCGACGGCATCACCGTCATCGAGAAGACCGATGAGCTGACCGGCCTGGCCTCGCGCGAGATCACCGACCCGAAGCGCCGCGGCGCCCAGGCCAAGGATCTGCGCCCGATCGTCCGCATCGTCGATGCCAAGGGCAACGACCTGTCGATTCCGGGTACCGACCTGCCGGCGCAGTACCTGCTGCCGCCGCGCTCGATCGTCAACCTGCAGGACGGCGCTCCCGTCGGCGTCGGTGACGTGGTCGCCAAGATCCCGCAGGAAGCGTCCAAGACCCGCGACATCACCGGTGGTCTGCCGCGCGTGGCCGATCTGTTCGAAGCCCGCAAGCCGAAGGATCCGGCAGTGCTGGCCGAGCGTTCGGGCATCATCAGCTTCGGCAAGGACACCAAGGGCAAGCAGCGCCTGATCATCAAGGACACCGATGGTTCGGAGCACGAAGAGCTGATTCCGAAGTACCGTCAGGTCATCGTGTTCGAAGGTGAGCACGTGACCAAGGGCGAAACCATCGTCGACGGCGAGCCGAGCCCGCAGGACATCCTGCGCCTGCTGGGTGTCGAGCCGCTGGCCGCCTACCTGGTCAAGGAAATCCAGGACGTGTACCGCCTGCAGGGCGTGAAGATCAACGACAAGCACATCGAGGTGATCACCCGCCAGATGCTGCGCAAGGTCGAGATCACCGATCAGGGCAGCAGCAAGTTCCTGAACGGCGAACAGGTCGAACGCCAGCGCGTCATCGAGGAGAATGCACGCCTCGGTGCCCGCAACGAGCTGATCGCCCGCTTCGATCCGGTGCTGCTGGGCATCACCAAGGCCTCGCTGGCGACCGAATCGTTCATTTCGGCGGCCTCCTTCCAGGAGACCACCCGCGTGCTGACCGAGGCTGCCGTCCGCGGTACCAAGGACAACCTGCGCGGTCTGAAGGAAAACGTGATCGTCGGTCGCCTGATCCCGGCCGGTACCGGTCTGTCGTACCACAGCAACCGCCGTCGCGGCGCGTCCGGTCTCACCGAGTCGGAGATGCAGACCCTGGCCGGTACCCCGGCTGCGGTCGAAGCCGTCCCGGCGGACGTCGAGACCGAAGCGGCCTCGGGCGAAGAATGAGGTCAAGGGTCCGGCCGGAAGGCCGGACCCCCCTCGGGTTTCACGCCCGGGCCTGCGCCCGGGTGAGGTGTGAAGGGCAGGGCGGCCTGGCCGCACTGCCTGCCAGATGCGCCCAGCCAGCCTCCAGGGGCTGGCCGGGCAACCTGAACGGGGTACATGGAGGCCCCCCAGTAACGTTCCGGGATCAGGAACGGGCTTGACAGAACGCGTTTGACTGCGTTCCTGCCGGGTTGCTACAATCGTCTGTCTCAGCAGGCCAGAATTTTGGCCTGCTTTAACATTTCCGCATCTCAGGCCGGATTTCCGGCCACCAATCAGAAGAACCTACTGATGGCGACGATCAACCAGCTGGTCCGCAAGCCGCGGCAAGCGACCACCTACAAGAGTGCCTCGCCGGCGCTCGACAAGTGCCCGCAGCGCCGTGGCGTCTGCACCCGTGTCTACACCACCACTCCGAAGAAGCCGAACTCGGCTCTGCGCAAGGTTGCCAAGGTCCGCCTGACCAACCAGGAAGAAGTGATTTCCTACATCGGTGGTGAAGGCCACAACCTGCAGGAGCACTCCGTGGTCCTGATCCGCGGCGGTCGCGTCAAGGACCTGCCGGGTGTGCGTTACCACACCGTTCGTGGCTCGCTCGACGCCGCTGGCGTTGCCAAGCGTCGCCAGGCCCGTTCCAAGTACGGCGCCAAGCGTCCGAAGGCCTAAGGAGAGAGCATATGTCGCGTAAGGGTAATACTCCGCAGCGTTCCGTCCTGCCCGATCCGAAGCACGGAAGCGAAACCATCGCCCGCTTCATCAACATGGTCATGCAGAGCGGCAAGAAGTCGGTCGCTGAAAAGATCGTGTACGGCGCCATGGACGTCATCTCCGAGAAGAACGCCAACTCGATCGAGCTGGTGCAGAAGGCTCTGGACAACGTCGCTCCGGCGGTCGAAGTGAAGTCGCGTCGTGTCGGTGGTGCCACCTACCAGGTGCCGGTCGAAGTGCGCGCCTCGCGCAAGATGGCACTGGCCATGCGTTGGCTGATCGACTCCGCGCGCAAGCGTGGCGAGAACACCATGCCGAAGAAGCTGGCTGCTGAACTGATCGACGCCTCGGAAAACCGTGGCGGCGCCATCAAGAAGCGCGAAGAAACCCACCGCATGGCCGAAGCCAACAAGGCATTCGCCCACTACCGCTGGTGAGTTTGACGGCCTTGTAAAACAGGCAGGGCAGCACCATTACGGTGCTGCCTCGCGGCCCCAGAAGGGCTGCGCCAATCCGAAGGCCGCCGCAAGGCGGCGTTCGGCCATCCGAAATCCAAGAAATCTGAGAGGCTCCCCGTGGCCCGTTCCACTCCCATCGAGCGTTACCGTAACTTCGGCATCATGGCCCACATCGATGCCGGCAAGACCACCACGTCCGAACGCATCCTGTTCTACACCGGCAAGAGCCACAAGATCGGTGAAGTGCACGACGGCGCCGCCACCATGGACTGGATGGAGCAGGAGCAGGAGCGTGGCATCACGATCCAGTCCGCTGCGACCACCGCGTTCTGGAAGGGCATGGACAAGTCCCTGCCGGAGCATCGCTTCAACATCATCGACACCCCCGGGCACGTCGACTTCACCATCGAAGTGGAGCGCTCGCTGCGCGTGCTCGACGGTGCGGTGTTCGTGCTGTGTGCCGTGGGTGGCGTGCAGCCGCAGTCGGAGACCGTGTGGCGCCAGGCCAACCGCTACAAGGTGCCGCGCATTGCGTTCGTCAACAAGATGGACCGCACCGGCGCCAACTTCTACAAGGTCCGTGACCAGCTGAAGGCCAAGCTCGGCGCTGTCGCCGTGCCGATGCAGCTGCCGATCGGCGCCGAAGAAGGCTTCAAGGGCGTTGTCGACCTGCTGAAGATGAAGGCCATCCATTGGGATGAAGCCTCGCAGGGCATGAAGTTCGAATACGGCGAGATCCCGGCCGACCTGCAGGAAAAGGCTGAAGAAGCCCGTACCTTCATGATCGAAGCCGCGGCGGAAGCCAACGAAGAGCTGATGGAAAAGTACCTGGGCGGCGAAGAGCTGGCCGAGTCCGAAATCATCAACGCGCTGCGTACCCGCACCCTGGCCACCGAAATCGTTCCGATGTACTGCGGTTCGGCGTTCAAGAACAAGGGCGTGCAGGCCATGCTCGACGGCGTGATCCAGCTGCTGCCGTCGCCGGTCGATGTGCCGGACGTGACCGGTACCGACGTGGACGACGAAACCAAGGAAATGAGCCGCAAGTCCGACGACAAGGCTCCGTTCTCGTCGCTGGCCTTCAAGATCATCACCGACCCGTTCGTCGGCGCGCTGACCTTCTTCCGTGTCTACTCGGGCACGCTGAATGGCGGCGACACCGTGCTGAACTCGGTGAAGGGCAAGAAGGAGCGCATCGGCCGCATCCTGCAGATGCACTCGAACAACCGCGAGGAAATCAAGGAAGTTCTGGCCGGTGACATCGCTGCCGCCGTGGGCCTGAAGGACACCACCACCGGTGACACCCTGTGCTCGATCGATCAGCCGATCATCCTGGAGCGCATGGTGTTCCCGGAGCCGGTGATCTCGATGGCCGTCGAACCGAAGACCAAGTCGGACCAGGAAAAGATGGGTCTGGCCCTGGGCCGTCTGGCGCAGGAAGATCCGTCGTTCCGCGTCAAGACCGACGAAGAATCCGGCCAGACCATCATCTCGGGCATGGGCGAGCTGCACCTGGACATCATCGTCGACCGCCTGAAGCGCGAGTTCAACGTTGAAGCCAACGTCGGCGCGCCGCAGGTGGCCTACCGCGAAACCATCACCCTGGCCGACGTCAAGTCGGACTACAAGCACGCCAAGCAGTCCGGTGGTAAGGGTCAGTACGGTCACGTCGTGATCGAGCTGTCGCCGCTGACCGCTGAAGACCGTGCCGACGCCAAGCTCGCCCCGGCGATCAAGGACGACTTCCTGTTCATCAACGACATCACCGGTGGCGTGATTCCGAAGGAATTCATCCCGTCGATCGAAAAGGGCCTGCGCGAAACCATCACCAGCGGTCCGCTGGCTGGCTTCCCGGTCGTGGACGTCAAGGTGAAGCTGGTGTTCGGTTCGTACCACGACGTCGACTCCTCGGAAATGGCGTTCAAGCTGGCATCGTCGATGGCCTTCAAGCAGGGCTTCGCCAAGGCCAAGCCGGTGCTGCTGGAGCCGATCATGAAGGTCGAGATCGTGACCCCGGAGGATTACCAGGGTGACGTGATGGGCGACGTGAGCCGTCGTCGCGGCGTGCTGCAGGGTTCCGACACCACCGGTGACGGTTCGGCCAGCATCATCAACGCGATGATCCCGCTGGGTGAAATGTTCGGCTACGCCACGGCGCTGCGTTCGCAGACCCAGGGCCGCGCCACCTTCACCATGGAATTCGACCATTACGAGCCGGCGCCGAACAACATCGCCGAAGCCGTCATGAAGAAGGGCTGAGCCTCGCTCAGCCTCTCCTGAAAACCACTTACAAAATCAAGGTATACAACAATGGCAAAGGGTAAGTTCGAGCGCACCAAGCCGCACGTCAACGTCGGCACCATCGGTCACGTCGATCATGGCAAGACCACGCTGACCGCCGCGCTGACCAAGATCGGCGCCGAGCGCTTCGGTGGCGAGTTCAAGGATTACTCCGCGATCGACGCCGCGCCGGAAGAAAAGGCACGTGGCATCACGATCTCGACCGCGCACGTCGAATACGAATCCACCACCCGTCACTACGCCCACGTCGACTGCCCGGGCCATGCTGACTACGTCAAGAACATGATCACCGGTGCTGCCCAGATGGACGGCGCGATCCTGGTGTGCTCGGCCGCTGACGGCCCGATGCCGCAGACCCGCGAGCACATCCTGCTGTCGCGCCAGGTCGGCGTGCCGTACATCGTCGTGTTCCTGAACAAGGCCGACATGGTGGACGACGCCGAGCTGCTGGAACTGGTCGAAATGGAAGTCCGCGAGCTGCTGAGCAAGTACGACTTCCCGGGCGACGACACCCCGATCATCTCGGGTTCGGCCCGTCTGGCGCTGGAAGGCGACCAGAGCGAGATCGGCGTGCCGGCCGTGATCAAGCTGGTCGATGCCCTCGACACCTGGATCCCGACCCCGGAGCGTGACGTCGACAAGTCGTTCCTGATGCCGGTCGAAGACGTGTTCTCGATCTCGGGCCGCGGCACCGTGGTGACCGGTCGTATCGAGCGCGGCGTGATCAAGGTCGGCGAAGAAATCGAAATCGTCGGCATCCGTCCGGTGCAGAAGACCACCGTGACCGGCGTGGAAATGTTCCGCAAGCTGCTGGACCAGGGCCAGGCAGGCGACAACGCCGGTCTGCTGCTGCGCGGCACCAAGCGTGACGACGTCGAGCGTGGCCAGGTCCTGGCCAAGCCGGGTTCGATCAAGCCGCACACCAAGTTCGACGCCGAAGTCTACGTGCTGTCGAAGGACGAGGGCGGCCGTCACACCCCGTTCTTCAAGGGCTACCGTCCGCAGTTCTACTTCCGTACCACCGACATCACCGGTGCGGTCGAGCTGCCGGAAGGCGTCGAGATGGTGATGCCGGGCGACAACGTGAAGATGGTTGTCACCCTGATCAACCCGGTCGCCATGGACGCCGGCCTGCGCTTCGCCATCCGCGAAGGCGGCCGTACCGTCGGCGCCGGCGTGGTTGCCACGATCCTCGAGTAATCTGCTAGACTCTGCGCCCCGATGTTGCCTGGGTAGGGCATCGGGGCGTATCAAACGGGAAAGTAGGCACAGGATGTGCCTTGTGTTCCCCGGACCAGGAAGGGTCAATGCCATTCAGGCGGCGTCAACAGGAGACTGTTGACAGCTGCCTTGCGTGCCATTATGCTTCTCCGTCTGGGCGGGCCGGGTTCACGGGTCTGCCTACGTTTTTGGGGTCTACGGATTGACCTTGTCGGCCTGCGGGAGTGCGGGCCGTCCGCATTCAGGGATTTCATGGGGCAAAGCAACCCAGAGGCTTTGTCTGTCGCTCTTTTAACGAAGGAACCTACCGCCATGGCGGACCAAAAGATCCGGATCCGGCTGAAAGCGTTCGATCATCGTCTGATCGACCGTTCGGCCAGCGAGATCGTTGAGACGGCCAAGCGGACCGGCGCGCAAGTGCGTGGCCCGATCCCGCTGCCGACCAAGATCGAGCGTTACACCATCCTCGTCTCCCCGCACGTCGACAAGGACGCGCGTGACCAGTACGAGACCCGCACGCACAAGCGCGTGCTCGATATCGTTGACCCGAATGACAAGACCGTGGACGCGCTGATGAAGCTCGAACTGGCTGCCGGCGTCGACGTTCAGATCAAGCTGACCTGAGGACTACGACCATGACGAAGAAGTATTCGTTGGGCTTCGTGGGCCGCAAGGCCGGCATGAGCCGCGTGTTTACCGAAGATGGTCGTTCCATCCCGGTGACCCTGATCGAAGCAACCCCGAACCGCATCGCGCAGATCAAGACCGTCGAAACCGACGGCTACAGCGCCGTGCAGGTGACCGTCGGCGCGCGTCGCGCTGCCCTGGTCAACAAGCCGGAAGCCGGCCACTTCGCCAAGGCGAAGGTGGAAGCGGGTCGTGGCCTGTGGGAATTCCGCGTTGAAGACGCCCAGCTCGGCGATTTCGCCGTGGGTGGCGAAGTCAAGGCGGACATCTTTGAAGTCGGCCAGATCGTCGACGTCCAGGGTGTCACCAAGGGCAAGGGCTTCCAGGGCACCATCAAGCGCTACAACTTCCGTATGGGTGACGCTACCCACGGCAACTCGCTGTCGCATCGCGCGCCGGGTTCGCTGGGTCAGCGCCAGACGCCGGGTCGCGTGTTCCCGGGCAAGAAGATGTCCGGTCACATGGGCGCCGTGCAGCAGAGCACCCAGAACCTGGAAGTTGTCAAGGTCGACGTCGAGCGCGGTCTGATCGCGGTTCGCGGCGC from Stenotrophomonas sp. 704A1 includes these protein-coding regions:
- the rpoB gene encoding DNA-directed RNA polymerase subunit beta, producing the protein MTSYSFTEKKRIRKDFGKQRSILEVPFLLAIQVDSYRDFLQENVDPAKRADYGLHAALKSVFPIASYSGNAALEYVGYKLGEPVFDERECRQRGMSYGAPLRVTVRLVIYDRESSTKAIKYVKEQEVYLGEIPLMTENGTFIVNGTERVIVSQLHRSPGVFFDHDRGKTHSSGKLLYSARIIPYRGSWLDFEFDPKDALFTRIDRRRKLPVSILLRALGYSNEEMLAEFFEINTFHINPDEGVQLELVPERLRGETLGFDLADGDKVIVEAGKRITARHIKQLEASGIAALAVPDDYLVGRILSHDVVDASTGELLAQANDEISDEQLQNFRKAGVDAVGTLWVNDLDRGPYLSNTLRIDPTKTQLEALVEIYRMMRPGEPPTKDAAQNLFHNLFFTFERYDLSAVGRMKFNRRVGRKETTGEAVLYDRKYYGERNDEESKRLVAAHGDSSDILDVIKVLTEIRNGRGVVDDIDHLGNRRVRSVGEMAENVFRVGLVRVERAVKERLSMAESEGLTPQELINAKPVAAAIKEFFGSSQLSQFMDQNNPLSEVTHKRRVSALGPGGLTRERAGFEVRDVHPTHYGRVCTIETPEGPNIGLINSLAVYARTNQYGFLETPYRKVVDGKVYDEVEFLSAIEENEYVIAQANALTDAKGALTEQFVPCRFQGESLLKPPAEVHFMDVSPMQTVSIAAALVPFLEHDDANRALMGANMQRQAVPTLRAQKPLVGTGIERAVARDSGVTVNARRGGEIVQIDAARIVVKVNEEEIVGATDAGVDIYNLIKYTRSNQNTCINQRPLVEVGNVVARGDVLADGPSTDIGELALGQNMLIAFMPWNGYNFEDSILLSERVVEEDRYTTIHIEELTCVARDTKLGPEEISADIPNVSEQALNRLDESGVVYIGAEVRAGDIMVGKVTPKGESQLTPEEKLLRAIFGEKASDVKDSSLRVPPGMDGTVIDVQVFTRDGIEKDKRARQIEESEIKRVKKDFDDQFRILEAAIYMRLRSQIVGKVVNGGAGLKKGDVISDAYLDGLKKADWFALRMKDEDASEAIERAQKQIQAHEKEFERRFADKRGKITAGDDLAPGVLKMVKVFLAVKRRIQPGDKMAGRHGNKGVVSNVVPVEDMPYMASGETVDIVLNPLGVPSRMNIGQILEVHLGWAAKGLGRKIQAMMEAQAAVTELRKFLDDIYNHDDTNVANRVDLSQFSDEELLRLARNLTDGVPMATPVFDGATEAEIKRMLELADLPSSGQTQLYDGRTGEAFDRHTTVGYMHYLKLNHLVDDKMHARSTGPYSLVTQQPLGGKAQFGGQRFGEMEVWALEAYGAAYTLQEMLTVKSDDVQGRNQMYKNIVDGEHEMVAGMPESFNVLVKEIRSLAINMELEDN